From Catharus ustulatus isolate bCatUst1 chromosome 6, bCatUst1.pri.v2, whole genome shotgun sequence, a single genomic window includes:
- the RAB3IL1 gene encoding guanine nucleotide exchange factor for Rab-3A isoform X5, whose amino-acid sequence MLRGQVSFEEESQNPPAVGHWKPLMPSKGDKEEPEGGCQDAGGVHEPQSTEQLNVSRLRSSSVEIREKGSEFLRDELHKAQKELKLKDKECERLSKVREQLEQELEELTASLFEEAHKMVREANTKQAAAEKQLREARGKIDMLQAEVTALKTLVITSTPSSPNRELHPQLQSPSKAGFRKGHGRNKSTSSAMVSAASQNVAPEPASRECKEVDSILFAEFQAWKESPTLDKSCSFLDRIYREDVGPCLDFTKQELSELVRVAVEQNTLTIEPVASQTLPVGKVAAEECGGPKKCALSGLPRTCKHRIMLGDSGNYYYISPSCRARITAVCNFFTYIRYIQQGLVRQDVELMFWEVMRLRREMSLAKLGFYPSEM is encoded by the exons ccaggTCAGCTTTGAGGAAGAGAGCCAGAATCCACCTGCTGTGGGACACTGGAAGCCCCTGATGCCATCCAAAGGCGACAAGGAGGAGCCAGAGGGTGGATGCCAGGATGCTGGAGGTGTGCATGAGCCCCAGTCCACGGAGCAGCTCAACGTGTCCCGGCTGCGCAGCTCCTCAGTGGAGATCCGGGAAAAGGGCTCTGAGTTCCTGAGGGATGAGCTGCACAAAGCACAGAAG GAGCTGAAGCTCAAGGACAAAGAATGTGAGAGATTGTCAAAAgtcagggaacagctggagcaggagctggaggagttAACAGCCAGCCTGTTTGAG GAAGCCCACAAGATGGTGAGAGAAGCCAACACCaaacaggctgcagcagagaaacagcTCAGGGAGGCCCGGGGCAAG ATTGacatgctgcaggcagaggtgaCAGCCCTGAAGACGCTGGTGATCACGTccaccccgtcctccccgaaccggGAGCTGCACCCgcagctgcagagcccttcCAAAGCTGGCTTCAGGAAGGGCCACGGGCGGAACAAGagcaccagcagtgccatggtGTCAGCTGCCAGCCAGAACGTGGCTCCAGAGCCTGCCAGCCGGGAATGCAAAGAG GTCGACTCCATTTTATTTGCTGAGTTCCAAGCCTGGAAGGAATCTCCAACTTTGGAcaaatcctgctccttcctggaCAGAATTTACCGGGAAGATGTAGGACCTTGTCTGGACTTCACCAAGCAGGAG CTGTCGGAGCTGGTGCGAGTGGCTGTGGAGCAGAACACCCTCACCATCGAGCCAGTGGCTTCCCAGACTCTCCCTGTGGGCAAGGTGGCAGCAGAGGAGTGTGGTGGCCCCAA gaaatgTGCTCTGAGCGGGCTCCCCAGGACCTGCAAGCACCGGATCATGCTGGGGGACTCTGGGAATTATTACTACATTTCCCCttcctgcagggccagg ATCACAGCAGTGTGCAACTTCTTCACCTACATCCGCTACATCCAGCAAGGCCTGGTGAGGCAGGATG TGGAGCTGATGTTCTGGGAGGTCATGCGGCTCCGCAGGGAGATGTCTCTGGCCAAACTTGGATTTTATCCCAGCGAGATGTGA
- the RAB3IL1 gene encoding guanine nucleotide exchange factor for Rab-3A isoform X1, producing the protein MLRGQVSFEEESQNPPAVGHWKPLMPSKGDKEEPEGGCQDAGGVHEPQSTEQLNVSRLRSSSVEIREKGSEFLRDELHKAQKELKLKDKECERLSKVREQLEQELEELTASLFEEAHKMVREANTKQAAAEKQLREARGKIDMLQAEVTALKTLVITSTPSSPNRELHPQLQSPSKAGFRKGHGRNKSTSSAMVSAASQNVAPEPASRECKESGFPALLSLLLCILPGKAIHITYEPGWQALGADASSSSSSRQVDSILFAEFQAWKESPTLDKSCSFLDRIYREDVGPCLDFTKQELSELVRVAVEQNTLTIEPVASQTLPVGKVAAEECGGPNGFRSQIITKCALSGLPRTCKHRIMLGDSGNYYYISPSCRARITAVCNFFTYIRYIQQGLVRQDVELMFWEVMRLRREMSLAKLGFYPSEM; encoded by the exons ccaggTCAGCTTTGAGGAAGAGAGCCAGAATCCACCTGCTGTGGGACACTGGAAGCCCCTGATGCCATCCAAAGGCGACAAGGAGGAGCCAGAGGGTGGATGCCAGGATGCTGGAGGTGTGCATGAGCCCCAGTCCACGGAGCAGCTCAACGTGTCCCGGCTGCGCAGCTCCTCAGTGGAGATCCGGGAAAAGGGCTCTGAGTTCCTGAGGGATGAGCTGCACAAAGCACAGAAG GAGCTGAAGCTCAAGGACAAAGAATGTGAGAGATTGTCAAAAgtcagggaacagctggagcaggagctggaggagttAACAGCCAGCCTGTTTGAG GAAGCCCACAAGATGGTGAGAGAAGCCAACACCaaacaggctgcagcagagaaacagcTCAGGGAGGCCCGGGGCAAG ATTGacatgctgcaggcagaggtgaCAGCCCTGAAGACGCTGGTGATCACGTccaccccgtcctccccgaaccggGAGCTGCACCCgcagctgcagagcccttcCAAAGCTGGCTTCAGGAAGGGCCACGGGCGGAACAAGagcaccagcagtgccatggtGTCAGCTGCCAGCCAGAACGTGGCTCCAGAGCCTGCCAGCCGGGAATGCAAAGAG TCTggtttccctgctctcctctccctgctcctttgCATCCTCCCTGGGAAGGCTATCCACATCACCTatgagccaggctggcaggccTTGGGAGCAGatgcttcctcctcctcctcctcacgGCAG GTCGACTCCATTTTATTTGCTGAGTTCCAAGCCTGGAAGGAATCTCCAACTTTGGAcaaatcctgctccttcctggaCAGAATTTACCGGGAAGATGTAGGACCTTGTCTGGACTTCACCAAGCAGGAG CTGTCGGAGCTGGTGCGAGTGGCTGTGGAGCAGAACACCCTCACCATCGAGCCAGTGGCTTCCCAGACTCTCCCTGTGGGCAAGGTGGCAGCAGAGGAGTGTGGTGGCCCCAA TGGCTTCCGGTCACAAATCATAAC gaaatgTGCTCTGAGCGGGCTCCCCAGGACCTGCAAGCACCGGATCATGCTGGGGGACTCTGGGAATTATTACTACATTTCCCCttcctgcagggccagg ATCACAGCAGTGTGCAACTTCTTCACCTACATCCGCTACATCCAGCAAGGCCTGGTGAGGCAGGATG TGGAGCTGATGTTCTGGGAGGTCATGCGGCTCCGCAGGGAGATGTCTCTGGCCAAACTTGGATTTTATCCCAGCGAGATGTGA
- the RAB3IL1 gene encoding guanine nucleotide exchange factor for Rab-3A isoform X2: MLRGQVSFEEESQNPPAVGHWKPLMPSKGDKEEPEGGCQDAGGVHEPQSTEQLNVSRLRSSSVEIREKGSEFLRDELHKAQKELKLKDKECERLSKVREQLEQELEELTASLFEEAHKMVREANTKQAAAEKQLREARGKIDMLQAEVTALKTLVITSTPSSPNRELHPQLQSPSKAGFRKGHGRNKSTSSAMVSAASQNVAPEPASRECKESGFPALLSLLLCILPGKAIHITYEPGWQALGADASSSSSSRQVDSILFAEFQAWKESPTLDKSCSFLDRIYREDVGPCLDFTKQELSELVRVAVEQNTLTIEPVASQTLPVGKVAAEECGGPKKCALSGLPRTCKHRIMLGDSGNYYYISPSCRARITAVCNFFTYIRYIQQGLVRQDVELMFWEVMRLRREMSLAKLGFYPSEM, translated from the exons ccaggTCAGCTTTGAGGAAGAGAGCCAGAATCCACCTGCTGTGGGACACTGGAAGCCCCTGATGCCATCCAAAGGCGACAAGGAGGAGCCAGAGGGTGGATGCCAGGATGCTGGAGGTGTGCATGAGCCCCAGTCCACGGAGCAGCTCAACGTGTCCCGGCTGCGCAGCTCCTCAGTGGAGATCCGGGAAAAGGGCTCTGAGTTCCTGAGGGATGAGCTGCACAAAGCACAGAAG GAGCTGAAGCTCAAGGACAAAGAATGTGAGAGATTGTCAAAAgtcagggaacagctggagcaggagctggaggagttAACAGCCAGCCTGTTTGAG GAAGCCCACAAGATGGTGAGAGAAGCCAACACCaaacaggctgcagcagagaaacagcTCAGGGAGGCCCGGGGCAAG ATTGacatgctgcaggcagaggtgaCAGCCCTGAAGACGCTGGTGATCACGTccaccccgtcctccccgaaccggGAGCTGCACCCgcagctgcagagcccttcCAAAGCTGGCTTCAGGAAGGGCCACGGGCGGAACAAGagcaccagcagtgccatggtGTCAGCTGCCAGCCAGAACGTGGCTCCAGAGCCTGCCAGCCGGGAATGCAAAGAG TCTggtttccctgctctcctctccctgctcctttgCATCCTCCCTGGGAAGGCTATCCACATCACCTatgagccaggctggcaggccTTGGGAGCAGatgcttcctcctcctcctcctcacgGCAG GTCGACTCCATTTTATTTGCTGAGTTCCAAGCCTGGAAGGAATCTCCAACTTTGGAcaaatcctgctccttcctggaCAGAATTTACCGGGAAGATGTAGGACCTTGTCTGGACTTCACCAAGCAGGAG CTGTCGGAGCTGGTGCGAGTGGCTGTGGAGCAGAACACCCTCACCATCGAGCCAGTGGCTTCCCAGACTCTCCCTGTGGGCAAGGTGGCAGCAGAGGAGTGTGGTGGCCCCAA gaaatgTGCTCTGAGCGGGCTCCCCAGGACCTGCAAGCACCGGATCATGCTGGGGGACTCTGGGAATTATTACTACATTTCCCCttcctgcagggccagg ATCACAGCAGTGTGCAACTTCTTCACCTACATCCGCTACATCCAGCAAGGCCTGGTGAGGCAGGATG TGGAGCTGATGTTCTGGGAGGTCATGCGGCTCCGCAGGGAGATGTCTCTGGCCAAACTTGGATTTTATCCCAGCGAGATGTGA
- the RAB3IL1 gene encoding guanine nucleotide exchange factor for Rab-3A isoform X4 has translation MLRGQVSFEEESQNPPAVGHWKPLMPSKGDKEEPEGGCQDAGGVHEPQSTEQLNVSRLRSSSVEIREKGSEFLRDELHKAQKELKLKDKECERLSKVREQLEQELEELTASLFEEAHKMVREANTKQAAAEKQLREARGKIDMLQAEVTALKTLVITSTPSSPNRELHPQLQSPSKAGFRKGHGRNKSTSSAMVSAASQNVAPEPASRECKEVDSILFAEFQAWKESPTLDKSCSFLDRIYREDVGPCLDFTKQELSELVRVAVEQNTLTIEPVASQTLPVGKVAAEECGGPNGFRSQIITKCALSGLPRTCKHRIMLGDSGNYYYISPSCRARITAVCNFFTYIRYIQQGLVRQDVELMFWEVMRLRREMSLAKLGFYPSEM, from the exons ccaggTCAGCTTTGAGGAAGAGAGCCAGAATCCACCTGCTGTGGGACACTGGAAGCCCCTGATGCCATCCAAAGGCGACAAGGAGGAGCCAGAGGGTGGATGCCAGGATGCTGGAGGTGTGCATGAGCCCCAGTCCACGGAGCAGCTCAACGTGTCCCGGCTGCGCAGCTCCTCAGTGGAGATCCGGGAAAAGGGCTCTGAGTTCCTGAGGGATGAGCTGCACAAAGCACAGAAG GAGCTGAAGCTCAAGGACAAAGAATGTGAGAGATTGTCAAAAgtcagggaacagctggagcaggagctggaggagttAACAGCCAGCCTGTTTGAG GAAGCCCACAAGATGGTGAGAGAAGCCAACACCaaacaggctgcagcagagaaacagcTCAGGGAGGCCCGGGGCAAG ATTGacatgctgcaggcagaggtgaCAGCCCTGAAGACGCTGGTGATCACGTccaccccgtcctccccgaaccggGAGCTGCACCCgcagctgcagagcccttcCAAAGCTGGCTTCAGGAAGGGCCACGGGCGGAACAAGagcaccagcagtgccatggtGTCAGCTGCCAGCCAGAACGTGGCTCCAGAGCCTGCCAGCCGGGAATGCAAAGAG GTCGACTCCATTTTATTTGCTGAGTTCCAAGCCTGGAAGGAATCTCCAACTTTGGAcaaatcctgctccttcctggaCAGAATTTACCGGGAAGATGTAGGACCTTGTCTGGACTTCACCAAGCAGGAG CTGTCGGAGCTGGTGCGAGTGGCTGTGGAGCAGAACACCCTCACCATCGAGCCAGTGGCTTCCCAGACTCTCCCTGTGGGCAAGGTGGCAGCAGAGGAGTGTGGTGGCCCCAA TGGCTTCCGGTCACAAATCATAAC gaaatgTGCTCTGAGCGGGCTCCCCAGGACCTGCAAGCACCGGATCATGCTGGGGGACTCTGGGAATTATTACTACATTTCCCCttcctgcagggccagg ATCACAGCAGTGTGCAACTTCTTCACCTACATCCGCTACATCCAGCAAGGCCTGGTGAGGCAGGATG TGGAGCTGATGTTCTGGGAGGTCATGCGGCTCCGCAGGGAGATGTCTCTGGCCAAACTTGGATTTTATCCCAGCGAGATGTGA
- the RAB3IL1 gene encoding guanine nucleotide exchange factor for Rab-3A isoform X6, which translates to MLRGQVSFEEESQNPPAVGHWKPLMPSKGDKEEPEGGCQDAGGVHEPQSTEQLNVSRLRSSSVEIREKGSEFLRDELHKAQKELKLKDKECERLSKVREQLEQELEELTASLFEEAHKMVREANTKQAAAEKQLREARGKIDMLQAEVTALKTLVITSTPSSPNRELHPQLQSPSKAGFRKGHGRNKSTSSAMVSAASQNVAPEPASRECKESGFPALLSLLLCILPGKAIHITYEPGWQALGADASSSSSSRQLLLVPGEQSPWHRGNVLESGLLQLHSLMFFVLLSLVLFFSFQKLLLGL; encoded by the exons ccaggTCAGCTTTGAGGAAGAGAGCCAGAATCCACCTGCTGTGGGACACTGGAAGCCCCTGATGCCATCCAAAGGCGACAAGGAGGAGCCAGAGGGTGGATGCCAGGATGCTGGAGGTGTGCATGAGCCCCAGTCCACGGAGCAGCTCAACGTGTCCCGGCTGCGCAGCTCCTCAGTGGAGATCCGGGAAAAGGGCTCTGAGTTCCTGAGGGATGAGCTGCACAAAGCACAGAAG GAGCTGAAGCTCAAGGACAAAGAATGTGAGAGATTGTCAAAAgtcagggaacagctggagcaggagctggaggagttAACAGCCAGCCTGTTTGAG GAAGCCCACAAGATGGTGAGAGAAGCCAACACCaaacaggctgcagcagagaaacagcTCAGGGAGGCCCGGGGCAAG ATTGacatgctgcaggcagaggtgaCAGCCCTGAAGACGCTGGTGATCACGTccaccccgtcctccccgaaccggGAGCTGCACCCgcagctgcagagcccttcCAAAGCTGGCTTCAGGAAGGGCCACGGGCGGAACAAGagcaccagcagtgccatggtGTCAGCTGCCAGCCAGAACGTGGCTCCAGAGCCTGCCAGCCGGGAATGCAAAGAG TCTggtttccctgctctcctctccctgctcctttgCATCCTCCCTGGGAAGGCTATCCACATCACCTatgagccaggctggcaggccTTGGGAGCAGatgcttcctcctcctcctcctcacgGCAG CTGTTGCTGGTCCCAGGTGAGCAGTCTCCATGGCACAGAGGGAATGTGCTGGAATCTGGACTTCTCCAGCTGCATTCACTCATGTTCTTTGTGTTGCTCAgcttagttttatttttttcctttcagaagcTTTTGTTGGGCTTGTAG
- the RAB3IL1 gene encoding guanine nucleotide exchange factor for Rab-3A isoform X3, giving the protein MPSKGDKEEPEGGCQDAGGVHEPQSTEQLNVSRLRSSSVEIREKGSEFLRDELHKAQKELKLKDKECERLSKVREQLEQELEELTASLFEEAHKMVREANTKQAAAEKQLREARGKIDMLQAEVTALKTLVITSTPSSPNRELHPQLQSPSKAGFRKGHGRNKSTSSAMVSAASQNVAPEPASRECKESGFPALLSLLLCILPGKAIHITYEPGWQALGADASSSSSSRQVDSILFAEFQAWKESPTLDKSCSFLDRIYREDVGPCLDFTKQELSELVRVAVEQNTLTIEPVASQTLPVGKVAAEECGGPNGFRSQIITKCALSGLPRTCKHRIMLGDSGNYYYISPSCRARITAVCNFFTYIRYIQQGLVRQDVELMFWEVMRLRREMSLAKLGFYPSEM; this is encoded by the exons ATGCCATCCAAAGGCGACAAGGAGGAGCCAGAGGGTGGATGCCAGGATGCTGGAGGTGTGCATGAGCCCCAGTCCACGGAGCAGCTCAACGTGTCCCGGCTGCGCAGCTCCTCAGTGGAGATCCGGGAAAAGGGCTCTGAGTTCCTGAGGGATGAGCTGCACAAAGCACAGAAG GAGCTGAAGCTCAAGGACAAAGAATGTGAGAGATTGTCAAAAgtcagggaacagctggagcaggagctggaggagttAACAGCCAGCCTGTTTGAG GAAGCCCACAAGATGGTGAGAGAAGCCAACACCaaacaggctgcagcagagaaacagcTCAGGGAGGCCCGGGGCAAG ATTGacatgctgcaggcagaggtgaCAGCCCTGAAGACGCTGGTGATCACGTccaccccgtcctccccgaaccggGAGCTGCACCCgcagctgcagagcccttcCAAAGCTGGCTTCAGGAAGGGCCACGGGCGGAACAAGagcaccagcagtgccatggtGTCAGCTGCCAGCCAGAACGTGGCTCCAGAGCCTGCCAGCCGGGAATGCAAAGAG TCTggtttccctgctctcctctccctgctcctttgCATCCTCCCTGGGAAGGCTATCCACATCACCTatgagccaggctggcaggccTTGGGAGCAGatgcttcctcctcctcctcctcacgGCAG GTCGACTCCATTTTATTTGCTGAGTTCCAAGCCTGGAAGGAATCTCCAACTTTGGAcaaatcctgctccttcctggaCAGAATTTACCGGGAAGATGTAGGACCTTGTCTGGACTTCACCAAGCAGGAG CTGTCGGAGCTGGTGCGAGTGGCTGTGGAGCAGAACACCCTCACCATCGAGCCAGTGGCTTCCCAGACTCTCCCTGTGGGCAAGGTGGCAGCAGAGGAGTGTGGTGGCCCCAA TGGCTTCCGGTCACAAATCATAAC gaaatgTGCTCTGAGCGGGCTCCCCAGGACCTGCAAGCACCGGATCATGCTGGGGGACTCTGGGAATTATTACTACATTTCCCCttcctgcagggccagg ATCACAGCAGTGTGCAACTTCTTCACCTACATCCGCTACATCCAGCAAGGCCTGGTGAGGCAGGATG TGGAGCTGATGTTCTGGGAGGTCATGCGGCTCCGCAGGGAGATGTCTCTGGCCAAACTTGGATTTTATCCCAGCGAGATGTGA